In Pyxidicoccus xibeiensis, the following proteins share a genomic window:
- a CDS encoding NHL repeat-containing protein, with the protein MRPERRGGRGNRWVGLLPVAALWWGGCGGGAAASSGQDEQPVDEAAPSLPGTGGSGGGTQAPPPASPGPVPPERPVPPRAPAWGRVLGGPQDDSGTGVAVGRGGDVVLVVSSTPRADEDREPVEGEKLALTLSRYAPDGTLRWAREFVRNRLSDTRVAASPGGDGAVFLTGNAFLYSADFGLGEAQDGFLVKFSDDGKAVWQQRVGQKVLGVAADAAGGVLAAGEEWAAEVHDPVLTRYGADGTVRWTRRFEGTGEGTALSAVAVTPSGLAVLAGQLSDTVTVDGQAFGTQGVRGFGVLAFGEDGRLAWGKEVPGAKGRVTSVAVGADGAVVVAGDFTGLMVWGQASLGSAGPFVFAVGADGSERWLKQPACGEVTALGPAVTVDGEGTVAVACGDVLTRYGADGAWRDEQRLPVTPCPSGQCSLAAAGMAAVPGRGLAVTGWQRDGAGEAWNQDALLRLVVP; encoded by the coding sequence ATGCGGCCAGAGCGACGTGGTGGACGAGGAAACCGCTGGGTGGGGCTGCTGCCGGTGGCCGCCCTGTGGTGGGGGGGCTGTGGGGGCGGCGCAGCGGCGAGCTCGGGCCAGGACGAGCAGCCGGTCGACGAGGCGGCGCCCTCCCTTCCCGGCACGGGTGGCTCCGGAGGCGGCACGCAGGCGCCTCCGCCCGCCTCCCCGGGGCCTGTCCCGCCGGAGCGGCCGGTGCCTCCCCGGGCTCCGGCATGGGGCCGGGTGCTGGGCGGCCCCCAGGACGACAGCGGCACGGGCGTGGCGGTGGGGCGGGGCGGGGACGTGGTGCTGGTGGTGTCCAGCACGCCGCGCGCGGACGAGGACCGTGAGCCGGTGGAGGGCGAGAAGCTGGCGCTGACGCTGTCGCGGTATGCGCCGGACGGGACGCTCCGCTGGGCTCGCGAGTTCGTGCGCAACCGGCTGTCGGACACGCGCGTGGCGGCGTCTCCGGGGGGCGACGGGGCGGTGTTCCTCACGGGCAACGCGTTCCTGTACTCGGCGGACTTCGGGCTGGGCGAGGCGCAGGACGGCTTCCTGGTGAAGTTCTCGGACGACGGCAAGGCGGTGTGGCAGCAGCGCGTGGGGCAGAAGGTGCTCGGCGTGGCGGCGGACGCGGCGGGCGGGGTGCTGGCCGCGGGCGAGGAGTGGGCGGCGGAGGTGCATGACCCGGTGCTTACGCGCTACGGCGCGGACGGCACGGTGCGGTGGACGCGGCGCTTCGAGGGGACGGGGGAGGGCACGGCGCTGAGCGCGGTGGCGGTGACGCCGTCCGGGCTGGCGGTGCTCGCGGGGCAGCTGTCGGACACGGTGACGGTGGACGGGCAGGCGTTCGGCACGCAGGGCGTGCGCGGCTTCGGGGTGCTCGCGTTCGGAGAAGACGGGCGGCTGGCGTGGGGCAAGGAGGTGCCGGGCGCGAAGGGGCGGGTCACCTCGGTGGCCGTGGGCGCGGATGGGGCGGTGGTGGTGGCGGGGGACTTCACGGGGCTGATGGTGTGGGGGCAGGCGTCGCTGGGGTCGGCGGGGCCGTTCGTGTTCGCCGTGGGGGCGGACGGGAGCGAGCGCTGGCTGAAGCAGCCGGCGTGCGGCGAGGTGACGGCGCTGGGGCCCGCGGTGACGGTGGACGGCGAGGGCACGGTGGCCGTGGCCTGCGGCGACGTGCTCACGCGCTACGGCGCGGACGGGGCGTGGCGGGACGAGCAGCGGCTGCCGGTGACGCCGTGCCCGAGCGGCCAGTGCTCGCTCGCGGCGGCGGGGATGGCGGCGGTGCCCGGGAGGGGGCTCGCGGTGACGGGGTGGCAGCGCGATGGCGCGGGCGAGGCGTGGAACCAGGATGCGCTCCTGCGGCTCGTGGTGCCGTAG